In one window of Oryza sativa Japonica Group chromosome 9, ASM3414082v1 DNA:
- the LOC4346636 gene encoding LOW QUALITY PROTEIN: uncharacterized protein (The sequence of the model RefSeq protein was modified relative to this genomic sequence to represent the inferred CDS: inserted 1 base in 1 codon): protein MPPGVRISKRVRAGAPTEMPPGVSTRSAKRQLIAAQGKGNXHEELPPETENNGDEDVGSGHLLQDNDVNRPPSHDANHEEQPAQQTNSDVEVPIRRGTRKSRPPTAGIMLDKMTKAMGRMPIAVAEGKKRPDEPVQAAKFASEAGVIIRTKVHVFPHWKQYKDDEGYINNFMGKLSVRLAINQKHQPTRDACADVLQKGIRQTRYNLKKAYFNGVPANEIRTTSPISSMTDEQWLELVAKWSNPKNMQISEQNKQNRLNVRFHQATGSRSYAAHLHAYKEKNKVVELDAVDAFEDCHTSREKGLSDAAKDAISSMKAIMEEPVPDGETPRTSAEVVSKVLSRDNSNTTFLKNAGLQMSSKKSVTPTEAALQEELAAEKQSSAILHAEVVELKEQANLANEALAKTQKELAEFKQQQEENNLLLRRILSLSQGNLNLS from the exons ATGCCACCAGGAGTAAGGATATCAAAGAGAGTGAGGGCGGGTGCTCCAACCGAAATGCCTCCTGGAGTCTCAACAAGGTCAGCGAAAAGGCAACTCATAGCAGCACAAGGTAAAGGTA GCCATGAAGAACTGCCTCCAGAAACAGAAAACAATGGTGATGAAGATGTGGGCAGTGGACATTTGCTTCAAGATAATGATGTGAACAGGCCCCCGAGCCATGATGCCAACCATGAAGAGCAACCTGCACAGCAAACCAATTCTGATGTTGAAG TACCTATACGAAGAGGCACAAGAAAATCAAGGCCACCAACTGCAGGAATAATGCTTGACAAGATGACCAAAGCTATGGGAAGAATGCCCATTGCTGTTGCCGAAGGGAAGAAAAGGCCAGATGAACCGGTGCAAGCTGCCAAGTTTGCATCAGAGGCTGGTGTTATCATTAGGACTAAAGTTCATGTCTTCCCTCATTGGAAGCAGTACAAGGATGATGAAGGCTATATTAACAACTTCATGGGCAAGTTATCT GTCAGGTTGGCCATTAACCAAAAACACCAGCCAACAAGGGATGCTTGTGCTGATGTATTGCAGAAAGGGATACGACAAACACGGTATAATTTGAAGAAGGCCTACTTCAATGGAGTACCTGCTAACGAGATTAGAACTACCTCTCCCATAAGTAGCATGACTGATGAACAGTGGCTGGAACTTGTTGCAAAGTGGTCAAATCCAAAGAATATG CAAATCTCTGAACAGAACAAGCAAAACCGGCTTAATGTTAGGTTCCATCAGGCTACGGGATCTCGCAGCTATGCTGCACACTTGCACGCTTAC AAGGAGAAGAACAAGGTTGTAGAGCTTGATGCTGTGGATGCCTTTGAGGACTGCCATACCAGTAGGGAAAAAGGTCTAAGTGATGCTGCCAAAGATGCAATT TCAAGTATGAAAGCTATTATGGAAGAACCTGTACCTGATGGTGAGACACCAAGAACTAGTGCAGAAGTTGTGTCCAAGGTTCTCTCTCGGGACAACTCCAATACCACGTTTCTGAAAAATGCCGGTCTGCAGATGAGCTCCAAGAAATCAGTGACACCGACAGAAGCAGCACTTCAGGAAGAACTTGCAGCTGAAAAGCAAAGTTCAGCCATTCTCCATGCAGAAGTTGTCGAACTAAAAGAACAAGCAAATCTTGCAAATGAAGCACTGGCAAAGACTCAAAAGGAGTTGGCAGAGTTCAAGCAGCAGCAGGAAGAGAACAATTTGCTCCTTCGACGTATCTTGAGCCTTTCCCAGGGTAACTTAAATCTGTCCTAG